A genomic window from Carassius auratus strain Wakin chromosome 45, ASM336829v1, whole genome shotgun sequence includes:
- the LOC113063011 gene encoding gap junction delta-2 protein-like encodes MGEWTILERLLEAAVQQHSTMIGRILLTVVVIFRILIVAIVGETVYDDEQSMFVCNTLQPGCNQACYDKAFPISHIRYWVFQIIMVCTPSLCFITYSVHQSAKHKERRYSMVYLSLDKDHDSMKREDSRRFKSTIVNGVLQNTENSTKESEPDCLEVKEIPSSAMRTAKSKMRRQEGISRFYIIQVVFRNALEIGFLVGQYFLYGFNVPAVYECDRYPCIKDVECYVSRPTEKTVFLVFMFAVSGLCVVLNLAELNHLGWRKIKTAVRGVQARRKSIYEIRNKDFPRMSMPNFGRTQSSDSAYV; translated from the exons ATGGGGGAATGGACCATTCTCGAGCGTCTCCTGGAGGCGGCTGTCCAACAGCACTCTACTATGATCGGGAG GATCCTACTGACAGTGGTGGTGATCTTCCGGATTCTAATCGTTGCAATAGTAGGAGAGACCGTGTACGACGACGAGCAGTCCATGTTCGTATGCAACACTTTACAGCCGGGCTGTAACCAAGCTTGCTATGACAAAGCGTTCCCTATATCTCACATCAGATACTGGGTGTTCCAGATCATCATGGTTTGCACACCCAGTCTATGCTTCATCACATACTCGGTGCATCAGTCGGCCAAACATAAGGAGCGTAGATACTCCATGGTCTACCTGTCCCTCGACAAAGATCATGATTCAATGAAACGAGAAGATAGCAGAAGATTCAAAAGCACCATTGTGAACGGAGTACTTCAGAATACAGAAAACTCCACCAAAGAATCTGAGCCCGACTGTTTGGAAGTGAAAGAGATCCCCAGTTCAGCCATGAGAACTGCCAAATCGAAAATGAGACGACAAGAGGGCATCTCAAGGTTTTACATCATTCAAGTGGTTTTCAGGAACGCTCTGGAGATCGGCTTCTTGGTGGGGCAGTATTTCCTGTACGGATTCAACGTTCCTGCCGTGTACGAGTGCGATCGCTACCCTTGCATCAAAGATGTCGAATGCTACGTTTCGAGACCCACTGAGAAAACTGTGTTCCTCGTCTTCATGTTTGCAGTCAGTGGGCTCTGCGTGGTGCTCAACCTTGCAGAACTCAATCACCTGGGCTGGAGGAAAATTAAAACGGCAGTAAGAGGGGTTCAGGCCAGGAGAAAGTCCATATACGAGATCAGAAACAAGGACTTCCCGCGGATGAGCATGCCGAATTTCGGCCGCACTCAGTCAAGTGATTCAGCCTATGTCTAA